The Sulfurospirillum sp. UCH001 genome segment TGGTCGCACTATCAATGGTAATTTTTGAACCCATGCTCCAGTTGGGGTGTTTGAGAGCATCTTGAAAAGACATATGTGGAAGTTGTTCAAGAGGTGTATCGCGAAATGCTCCACCGCTGGCAGTAATCGTCATGCCTTTAACAGGGCGCTTACCCAGAAGATACCACAACCCAAAATGCTCGCTATCAATCGGCGTAATGCGAGAAGTATCGAGCAGATGACCTGCTACAACCAAAGACTCTTTATTTGCCAAAGCTAGGCGTTTACCTAAACGCAGTGTTTCGATGCTTGGAGCAAGCCCTACAAAACCAACAAGCGCATTAACTACTAAAAAGCTTTGAGTTTTTTGAAGAAGCTCTAAGATACCTTCTCTACCCACAAAAACATTGGGATGATTGACAAGTTCGCGGTCTTTTGCATCACTAATCGCGACATATTTGGGGTGATGCTCTTTTATCTGTTCATTAAGAAGCGCTATATTTTTACCAGCAACCAAAGCCTCAACCATAATACCAAAGCGCTTTGCGATAATGAGAGCATTGACTCCTATAGAGCCTGTTGAACCAAGAAGTACCACTTATGCAAGCCCTCGAAGAAGAATCACCATAACAACACCGCCAAAGAGGTAACCATCAAGACGATCTAACATACCACCATGTCCGGGGAAGAGATTGCCGCTGTCTTTCACACCAGCTTCACGCTTTAGATAACTTTCAAAAAGATCACCAAAAACAGATGCAACAGAGCTTATCAGTGCAATAAGCAGTGAAAGCCATAGCGGAATGAAAAATGTTCCATATAATGCACCTACAATCGTACCGATAAGCACACCACCCAAAACGCCTTCCAGTGTTTTATTCGGAGATGTTGGAGAAAAAGGTGTTTTACCGATGCTTTTACCAACAAAATATGCCCCTGTATCGGTCAACGCGACGACGATAACAAGCCAAATCAGTACAGACATACCAAAGTCGTGGTAAAGGGCATACAAAAAGAGCATTGAGATTGAAGGGTAAAAGAAAGGAGCTAAGAGTTTATAATCAAGTTTTTTAGTATAGGCCATGACACTCAACGTACCAATAAGTGCGAGGAAAATGAGATCATCCGGATTAGGATAAATAAATGCCGCTAACCATAGTAGCACTGCATAAACAAAGAGTTTGTTGTCTTTAATTTCAAAGAGATTCATCGCCTCATAAAAGGCGAACATATACATGGCGCCCATAATAAGCCATGTTAAAAGTGCGTTATTCAAAAATGCAATTACCGCTGCAAATGCAAGCATTACCAAGCCCGTAAAGACGCGCTGTTTGTTTGATTCGTAGAGTGCTTTGAAGTTCATTGAGACTCTTTTATGATGTTATTGTGTGAAAAGTAATCATAGCAAAGTCAAGGTGAGGCTAAGCTTTAATGTCTAAATGTCCATTATGAACGGCAGGGATTTCGTCCTCTTCTTCCACAGTATGCGCTTCATGCTCTTCTTGTTTCATCTGCTCTTCCGTAGCCCCACTCTCTTCCTCA includes the following:
- the dxr gene encoding 1-deoxy-D-xylulose-5-phosphate reductoisomerase encodes the protein MVLLGSTGSIGVNALIIAKRFGIMVEALVAGKNIALLNEQIKEHHPKYVAISDAKDRELVNHPNVFVGREGILELLQKTQSFLVVNALVGFVGLAPSIETLRLGKRLALANKESLVVAGHLLDTSRITPIDSEHFGLWYLLGKRPVKGMTITASGGAFRDTPLEQLPHMSFQDALKHPNWSMGSKITIDSATMTNKLFELLEAKWLFGCEKLDAIIEPKSIIHAFVDFKDGSTTAHLAVADMKLPIAFALLGEVEEPILPSIDLASIGSFSFQPIEAARYPIWEIKEDVLAHPTRGVVINAANEVGIAKFYNQEINILELAQRTINAYRYFENAIPKTLDEVFEIDKEVRQYCLH
- a CDS encoding phosphatidate cytidylyltransferase, which gives rise to MNFKALYESNKQRVFTGLVMLAFAAVIAFLNNALLTWLIMGAMYMFAFYEAMNLFEIKDNKLFVYAVLLWLAAFIYPNPDDLIFLALIGTLSVMAYTKKLDYKLLAPFFYPSISMLFLYALYHDFGMSVLIWLVIVVALTDTGAYFVGKSIGKTPFSPTSPNKTLEGVLGGVLIGTIVGALYGTFFIPLWLSLLIALISSVASVFGDLFESYLKREAGVKDSGNLFPGHGGMLDRLDGYLFGGVVMVILLRGLA